A genome region from Sediminispirochaeta bajacaliforniensis DSM 16054 includes the following:
- a CDS encoding glycosyltransferase: protein MHDKKRIMMISTHGYVAADPPLGAPDTGGQVVYILELARKLGQFGYDVDIWTRRFEDQPDTDIVDEHVRVLRVPCGGKAFIPKEYLVRSIPEWVENTRKRIKKEKLNYSFINSHYWDAGVAGQHLAHQLSIPHVHTPHSIGTWKQKQMLTDFPDSEEEFEERYNFTERIRTEGQLYRSCDLITATTPIQVDLIQEAYDIDQEKIRMIPPGYDDNRFFPVGPSTKAARKERLGFGPATIFAVSRLAHNKGFDLLIDAFSVAVQRIPEAELVLAIGHEDRNETEQAIYETLLDRVSQYGLGNRVRFTGFIADEDLPDYYRAADLFVLSSRYEPFGMTSIEAMASGTPVVVTAHGGLARVLSFGDNALIADPFDSEEFGIAIYQALHYRRLRRRLSSRGAALARSRFTWTGIAQQLLDAVDTCTDAFEEDE, encoded by the coding sequence ATGCATGATAAAAAACGAATTATGATGATCTCTACCCATGGATACGTGGCGGCCGATCCACCCCTCGGAGCCCCCGACACGGGAGGACAGGTGGTCTATATCCTCGAACTGGCCAGAAAATTGGGGCAGTTCGGTTATGATGTCGACATTTGGACCCGACGTTTTGAGGACCAACCGGACACCGACATAGTAGACGAACATGTTCGGGTCCTGAGGGTCCCCTGCGGCGGAAAAGCCTTTATCCCGAAAGAGTACCTTGTTCGATCCATTCCCGAATGGGTGGAAAACACAAGAAAACGCATCAAAAAAGAAAAGCTCAACTATAGTTTTATCAATAGCCACTACTGGGATGCCGGTGTTGCAGGTCAACATCTGGCACACCAGCTCTCAATTCCCCATGTTCATACACCCCACTCCATTGGAACCTGGAAACAGAAACAGATGCTTACCGATTTTCCCGACAGTGAGGAGGAATTTGAAGAGCGTTATAATTTCACGGAGCGCATACGAACAGAGGGGCAGCTCTATCGTTCCTGCGATCTGATTACCGCAACAACCCCGATCCAGGTGGATCTCATCCAAGAGGCCTACGATATCGACCAGGAAAAAATACGCATGATTCCGCCAGGCTATGATGACAATCGCTTCTTTCCCGTCGGGCCCTCCACAAAGGCGGCACGAAAAGAACGCCTCGGCTTCGGTCCGGCAACGATTTTTGCGGTCAGCAGGCTCGCTCATAATAAGGGCTTCGATCTGTTGATTGATGCCTTTAGTGTTGCCGTACAACGAATTCCCGAAGCAGAACTGGTCTTGGCGATAGGACATGAAGACAGAAATGAAACGGAACAGGCAATCTATGAAACACTTCTCGATCGGGTTTCTCAATATGGATTGGGAAATCGAGTCAGGTTTACCGGTTTTATCGCCGACGAAGATCTTCCCGATTACTACCGTGCGGCAGATCTATTCGTTCTCTCTAGTCGATACGAACCCTTCGGCATGACAAGCATCGAGGCAATGGCAAGCGGAACCCCGGTAGTTGTGACCGCCCACGGAGGGCTCGCCAGGGTTCTCAGCTTTGGAGACAACGCCCTCATTGCCGACCCCTTCGACAGTGAGGAGTTCGGAATAGCCATCTATCAAGCCCTGCACTACCGACGTCTTCGCAGACGACTTTCAAGCAGAGGGGCGGCACTTGCCCGATCCAGATTTACCTGGACAGGGATTGCACAGCAGCTGCTTGACGCCGTCGATACCTGTACAGATGCGTTTGAGGAGGATGAATGA
- a CDS encoding HAD-IIB family hydrolase codes for MKKAARLFSSDLDGTLIGKPDATVSFKRSWEGLRRKKGSAAPLLVYNSGRLLSHTFELLKQSDLPDPDYLICGVGTLIYDFRKRELIKRFAETLNTGWDLKTVRACLDSFPDTEEQPPKYQNDFKSSWYIHDATPERLQEIKDALRGLGLSVNVVYSSSRDLDILPQYANKGNALAWLLKRIEIEAEEVIVAGDTGNDSSMFTIRGVRGIIVENAQPELFLATMELPTYTAGRPFADGVLDGLLHYELIEEIADISDIELVHSQFDPRFHSVVNSDAFKSLSESQHGLINEAYQEAVNALKRCITPKGFSACSLDDNILDATDSNYKSIWARDGAIVVMNSLSLKDPDIQRCQHATMETLLSHITPRGQVPSNVSIDTGEPDYSGIGGIASIDSGLWLVIAFYHFIRETRDYQFLRSWAGEIKNAMNWLEAQDSNNDSLLEIPEAGDWMDLFGRSYNILYDEVLWYNANLCHGRIAELLGDFDTAGQRLRMAQQIKETINRKFWPSIHSDAIKAFSDQQFSMGDTSYLLAEITPFGFDWRCDVYGNILAALFNVLSAERAKIAFQFMWGVGVNEPAPVANLYPPVNAGDPAWRTYYTVNLLNLPHHYHNGGIWPFIGAYWVMFISRLGLRDLAQQELFRLALVNHEGIEHEWEFNEWVHGRTGRPMGKRYQAWSAAGFIGAYYALQLEADNSEQ; via the coding sequence ATGAAGAAAGCGGCACGACTCTTTTCTTCCGATCTTGACGGAACATTGATTGGCAAGCCGGATGCTACGGTCTCATTCAAGCGATCATGGGAAGGGTTACGCAGGAAAAAAGGAAGTGCCGCCCCCCTGCTTGTTTACAACAGCGGCAGGCTGCTCTCTCATACCTTTGAGCTGTTGAAGCAGAGCGACCTTCCTGATCCCGACTATCTCATCTGCGGGGTAGGAACCCTTATCTACGACTTCCGGAAGCGGGAACTGATTAAACGCTTTGCCGAAACCCTCAATACGGGATGGGATCTGAAAACGGTCAGGGCTTGCCTCGATTCATTTCCCGATACCGAGGAACAGCCGCCCAAATATCAAAACGACTTTAAATCAAGCTGGTATATCCATGACGCCACACCAGAGCGTCTTCAGGAAATCAAAGATGCCCTGCGCGGACTCGGACTATCGGTCAATGTGGTCTACTCATCGAGCAGAGATCTTGATATTCTTCCCCAGTACGCCAATAAGGGAAATGCCCTTGCCTGGCTTCTGAAGCGAATAGAAATCGAAGCCGAAGAGGTGATTGTCGCCGGAGATACCGGCAACGACAGCTCCATGTTCACCATCAGAGGCGTCAGGGGAATCATTGTCGAGAACGCTCAGCCGGAGTTGTTTTTGGCGACTATGGAGTTGCCCACCTATACGGCTGGGCGGCCTTTTGCCGATGGGGTCCTCGACGGGCTTCTCCACTACGAACTCATCGAAGAAATTGCGGATATCAGTGATATAGAACTAGTTCACAGCCAATTCGATCCCAGATTCCATAGTGTAGTAAACTCAGACGCTTTCAAGAGCCTGAGTGAATCACAGCACGGGCTGATCAACGAAGCCTATCAGGAGGCGGTAAACGCTTTAAAACGCTGTATTACCCCAAAAGGTTTTTCGGCCTGCAGCCTCGACGACAATATCCTCGACGCTACCGATTCAAACTACAAAAGCATATGGGCCAGAGACGGAGCGATTGTTGTCATGAACAGCCTATCCCTCAAGGACCCTGATATTCAACGATGCCAGCACGCAACCATGGAAACCCTGCTTTCCCATATCACGCCAAGAGGACAGGTGCCGAGTAATGTCTCAATCGACACAGGAGAGCCTGATTATTCCGGTATCGGAGGCATCGCCTCCATCGATTCCGGGCTCTGGCTGGTGATTGCCTTTTATCACTTCATACGAGAGACCAGAGATTACCAGTTTCTTCGCAGCTGGGCGGGCGAAATCAAAAACGCCATGAATTGGCTCGAGGCACAGGACAGCAACAACGATTCGCTTCTTGAAATCCCGGAAGCAGGTGACTGGATGGATCTTTTCGGAAGAAGCTATAATATCCTATACGACGAGGTCCTCTGGTACAATGCAAATCTCTGCCACGGCAGAATTGCCGAACTATTGGGCGACTTCGATACCGCAGGGCAGCGGCTGCGAATGGCCCAACAGATCAAAGAAACCATTAACCGCAAGTTCTGGCCCTCGATACACAGCGATGCCATCAAGGCTTTTTCCGATCAGCAATTCTCCATGGGAGATACATCTTATCTTCTTGCCGAGATTACCCCCTTCGGTTTTGACTGGCGCTGCGATGTTTACGGCAATATTCTTGCAGCCCTGTTCAATGTGCTATCCGCCGAGCGGGCAAAGATTGCCTTTCAGTTTATGTGGGGAGTCGGGGTAAACGAACCGGCTCCGGTGGCCAATCTTTATCCGCCTGTCAATGCAGGAGATCCTGCTTGGCGCACCTATTATACCGTAAATTTACTCAACCTCCCCCACCACTACCACAACGGAGGTATATGGCCCTTTATCGGAGCCTATTGGGTGATGTTTATCAGCAGGCTCGGCCTCAGAGACCTTGCCCAGCAAGAATTGTTTCGGCTTGCGCTGGTCAATCATGAAGGGATTGAGCATGAGTGGGAGTTCAACGAATGGGTACACGGCAGAACCGGCAGGCCGATGGGAAAAAGATATCAGGCATGGTCTGCCGCCGGTTTTATCGGAGCTTATTATGCGCTACAGCTTGAAGCCGATAACTCGGAGCAGTAG
- a CDS encoding PG0541 family transporter-associated protein: MIEMNIIANQSIEEDIIEVLEAHGFRDNFSLFSPLFGRGRHGRREASAIWPEKNVMFYIVMEDDQIDVLVADLKLLKEKFEQEGIRCYVKRDISRLL; the protein is encoded by the coding sequence ATGATTGAAATGAATATCATTGCAAACCAATCCATCGAGGAAGATATTATCGAGGTACTGGAGGCCCACGGATTCAGGGATAACTTTTCCCTTTTTTCTCCCCTTTTCGGCCGTGGCCGTCACGGCCGGAGAGAAGCTTCGGCTATTTGGCCGGAGAAGAATGTTATGTTTTATATCGTTATGGAGGATGATCAAATAGATGTTCTTGTAGCCGATCTGAAGTTGCTCAAGGAGAAGTTTGAACAAGAGGGAATACGCTGCTACGTGAAACGTGATATAAGTCGCCTTTTGTGA